The following are encoded together in the Triticum dicoccoides isolate Atlit2015 ecotype Zavitan chromosome 6B, WEW_v2.0, whole genome shotgun sequence genome:
- the LOC119324393 gene encoding transcription termination factor MTERF4, chloroplastic-like yields MLPLARAALRRLGPAAAGDGSLPARLLLLAPLASKPSSSTPPEYQMPSVTWGVIQGRRERLVSRVLALDFLRSAGVTDPAGELEAVELPSSLDVLQERLDFLLRLGLSTDDLSAYPFLLACSLRKNVIPVLSYLEKLGVTRARLAAFVRAYPACLHASVAVDLAPIVKALRGLDVDRQDIPRVLERYPDVLGLKPDGTISTSVAYLVGIVGVAPRDIGPMVTHYPFFLSMRVGTTIKPFCDYITSLGLPMRILARIIEKRPYILGYDLEETVKPNVEALLSFGIRKEVLPLMIAQYPSILGLPLKVKLAAQQYFFNLKLKMDPDGFARAVEKLPQLVSLHQNVILKPVEFLRGRGITDDDIGRMLIRCPQILLLRNELMKNSFYFFKSELKRPISELLEYPEYFTYSLESRIKPRYMRVASKGIRCSLDWFLNCSDQRFEERMRGDFIEGDAPGPSFTMGGKLQMPGNQIVSDDDNEDSDDEVLYRRTVML; encoded by the coding sequence ATGCTCCCGCTCGCCCGCGCggccctccgccgcctcggccccgCGGCCGCGGGGGATGGCTCCCTCCCCGCCCGCCTCCTCCTGCTCGCGCCGCTCGCCTCCAAGCCGTCGTCGTCCACGCCGCCGGAGTACCAGATGCCGTCGGTGACGTGGGGCGTGATCCAGGGCCGCAGGGAGCGGCTCGTGTCCCGCGTGCTCGCCCTCGACTTCCTCCGCTCGGCCGGCGTCACCGACCCCGCGggcgagctggaggccgtggagctCCCCTCCTCCCTCGACGTGCTCCAGGAGCGCCTCGACTTCCTCCTCCGCCTCGGCCTCTCCACCGACGACCTCTCCGCCTACCCGTTCCTCCTCGCCTGCTCCCTCCGCAAGAACGTCATCCCCGTCCTCTCCTACCTCGAGAAGCTCGGGGTCACGCGCGCCCGCCTCGCCGCCTTCGTCCGCGCGTACCCGGCCTGCCTCCACGCCTCCGTCGCCGTCGACCTCGCCCCCATCGTCAAGGCGCTCCGCGGCCTCGACGTCGACCGCCAGGACATCCCCCGCGTCCTCGAGCGCTACCCCGACGTCCTCGGCCTCAAGCCCGACGGCACCATCAGCACCTCCGTCGCCTACCTCGTCGGCATCGTCGGCGTCGCGCCCCGTGACATCGGTCCCATGGTGACGCACTACCCTTTCTTCCTTAGCATGCGTGTTGGCACCACGATCAAGCCGTTCTGTGATTACATTACATCTCTGGGTCTGCCGATGCGGATTCTCGCGAGGATTATTGAGAAGCGGCCATACATTCTTGGCTATGATCTTGAGGAGACAGTCAAACCAAATGTTGAGGCATTACTCAGCTTCGGCATTCGGAAGGAGGTGCTGCCACTCATGATTGCGCAGTACCCATCCATTCTTGGGTTGCCCCTGAAAGTGAAGCTAGCCGCACAGCAGTACTTCTTCAACCTGAAGCTCAAAATGGACCCTGATGGATTTGCCCGTGCCGTCGAGAAGCTGCCACAGCTCGTGAGCTTGCACCAGAATGTGATACTGAAGCCCGTGGAGTTCCTCCGCGGCCGGGGGATCACCGATGATGATATTGGGCGCATGTTGATCCGGTGCCCCCAGATTCTTTTGCTGCGGAACGAGCTCATGAAGAACAGCTTTTACTTCTTCAAGAGCGAACTGAAGCGGCCAATAAGTGAGCTTCTGGAGTACCCAGAGTATTTTACATACAGCTTGGAGTCGAGGATCAAGCCTAGGTACATGAGAGTGGCAAGTAAGGGGATCAGATGTAGCTTGGATTGGTTTCTGAACTGCAGTGATCAGAGGTTTGAGGAAAGGATGCGAGGGGATTTCATTGAAGGGGATGCACCAGGACCTTCATTTACAATGGGTGGGAAGCTTCAGATGCCTGGCAACCAGATAGTGTCAGATGATGATAATGAGGATAGTGACGATGAGGTCCTATATAGGCGGACGGTCATGCTCTAG